GAAAGGGTCACTAATGAGATACCGCATTTAAAAGACCATAAATTACGCAACTTTgacaaaaatagaaagagattCATTAACTTGGTAAGCACtacagttttttatttttatttttataggcATTTAAGCACTATTGTtaagaagagaaaatttaaGCACTATAGTCCaactatcttttttatttttatttttataagcaTTTAAGCACTATAGTCCAACTATCTTTTTTTAGGCAATGGAAGAGAAAATTTCCAAGGCATCGTGTTACGAATCACATATTAGTCATTCAAGTTAGAAAGAAATTAGAGCTGTAAAGTACCAAATTAGGTCAATACTAGCAATACATGACTACTTTtaagtttctttttctcttctagtACTGGTCAATACCAAAAATTACTGGTAGTACATTTCAATACGAAAGCACttctgaatttaaaaaaaaatgtacatgtTATACTAAATTCTTTGATGTGAAAATAATATTAATAGTGATAAATTCGAAAAGACACCCTGTTTTCACCGGTACCTACACATACAATATTAATAAGAAAATCGATAATCTAATCGGTACAGTATTTAGAACCTTTGTTACATTGTTACACCCATATTACTCCAGCTGGTGGATGGTTCTTGACTCACTCACACATCAGCTAAAGAAACAGGATAATAAGCCAAATGATCCAACTGCGCAGTTTTTGGACTTTGGTCAAACTCAGACGTGGAGACGTTTGGCttccaatatttttctttatcctttcCTTGTTTTTCTGGATATATATAGTATTAAGGTAGGATAACATTGTTAATTGATGATGATGGTGACGTGGGTCCTCAATGATCAACTGATGCTCTGGAGCTTTGCTGGCCCTGCTACATATGTGCAAGGCAAGACGCATAAAATTATTCACCCGTTTACTAGTACTTCTTTTGCTTTTATACCGGACTAGTTTACGTTTACCTTtaactaatttttgaaattaatttcacCGTCGGCTGATAGTGCCCCGATTAAAACCGAGGTAAAATTGTGTATAAACAGGTCTGACAAGAAGAATTAATAGCTCTAGAGAGGCTTCGCATTAAGAGGTTTCAAACCAGTTGTCACGCATTTGCTTGACAATCTCCCTTCCATTTCCTTATTTTAAGGAAAATGTTAGAGAatcaacatttaaaaaaaaaaaggtgcccTATGATTGGGGCATTCATATTCTTTTCATGTTTAGTAGAGTACAAGTGAAGGCAGGTTTGAGCTATTCAGATTTCAGAACCAACACAAAGCAGTCTGTGAAAGATTAAcaatgagagaaatagagggCACAAACTTTACACCAAATACTTCCACAAATGCAAATACAAAATGAGGAAAAGTAGAAACAAATTCTCACAACACACATGGCCAAACCTTCTTAACACCATCTCAAAGCAAGGCCCAATACCCAAACTCACCAAGCAGTGAAATATTGAGGCAGTTGGATCACCAAGCATGAAACTTTAAACTCACCAAAGAACTCGATTCACTTCCGTTATCCATTTGATCACGCCTTGGCTTCCGTCGGTCTTGAGGTTGTCAAGCTGCTGCTGCTACAACTGCGATCGATTCGGTTCTCTTCCCCAAGTCTCGATGCCAAAGAAAGAATTTCAGGCGACATTTCCCAGCTGCCGCTTTTCCTTCCCCGACTGGAGCGCCTTGTGTGTATTCCGATACGGTCCTCCTCACCCACAGTAGTCCTTACGTCCGGAGATACTTCACTTAGTCCACCATCCTTAAGTTGCCCTTCACTATAACCTAACCCAGCCTCTGCATCTCCCCAAACCGCTTTCCTGCCCATTTCGATATCCTCCACGGCTTTCTCCATGTTAGGACTACCCCCACCCACCATTCGATCTGGTAACCCTGGGTCCACAGGCACCTTTGCTCTAAAATTGTTCTTTGATGGAGGGATACTGGAAGAGAAAATCTCCTTGAAGTTCTGCATCACTCCTTTGTTATAGGGGTTGGCTCGCCGATCGTAGCGGTATCTGAAGTTCTCATAAGTAGTCTGCACAAAAAGAAAGCAATTGGTATTTGTTATCTAATGAAGACTTGTTATGCAAAGCCTGTTAGCCAAAATTTGCAGGAcgggaaagaaaaggaagataGTCATCCTACCTGATTTGTGCTGATGAGATATAAGTGAAAGGCAGTAAGGCCTCCAACAAACCATACTGATATGAAGGTGTAAAAAATTAGCACAATGGAAGCAGGGGTCTTGATCATGGCTTTCCATAACGTGGTAGCCTCTGCGTCCATAATCTTCCAAATGTAAATCCAGCAAAAGCTAAAAACATATATGCATAGAAGGGTTGTTGAGGAGACAAACATGAAGAAGAATCGGTAATTCCTCTGCACAACAGGAGACAAAGTACCTTATCAGGAATCAGAAAAATTACGGGTTGATGCAAGTGCGAACACAATAGTGAAGATGACAAGTAGAAATTATCAAGCCATACTAAATATCATCTCTGGGGGGACAACTACTGTGTCAAATAGCCTATTTCTAGCATAGGATGACCTTAAAGTTGTTGCTCAGTGTGGATTAATTTGTTTCCTACGGATTTATGATAGGATATCttttttccccccttaaaaCACCAATTCAGACATGCTCAAGCAGTCAGGCTTCAAgtacccacacacacacacaaaaaaacacatgCTCAAGCTTCTTGGGCTTTGATATGAACCACTTCTagtactacaaaaaaaaaatcatatgaaCTTGACAGAAACAAGCACCACTATCATGGACAACAATGCAACATAATTAAGGGACCATTTCTTACCAGCCCAATACACTGCCCAACCCAAGGGCAGTGGTGGTCAAATCGTTCAACACAATTGTTGCAGATTGAACAGTGGGAGCAACGCGGAGGTCTATATAGCATGCATGTATCACAATACTTGATCTTCACCGGAATCCCATTCACCTCAACTTCCTTAACGCGAGGCAGTCGTAACTGTGGGGTTTTCCCAGTACTGTCTGCAGTCCCGTCGTAAGATTCTGGTTCTGGAGGGTGTAAATTACGAGGAATGATGCCCGGATCTCTTCCAGATGTTAGTAGGAGAAGAAATAAAACCTGAAAACCCAACAAATTTGCCAACTTAAAACTCAATGCTACTTGCATTAAAATAATTGTTTACCTTCTTAATTTCAAGCGTCGTGGCAAATTGTTAATGCATGGTAAGCTTATTTTTGAGGCATGGTAACGCTCTTCTTGACCATATGCCATTGAAAGAAAATACCAAACAATGGAGATGGCCCTGAATCGGGCGTCACCCCAGATTACAGTGCCAATGATACAGTCTAACTTGGGCCTCTTCTGTCATCAAAGCATATAAAGGTCCAATATGTGGCTCTAATGGATGGATTTGCAGCATTTGCTTAAGCGCTAACAATGGAGTCAATAAATATCACACTAACATTCCACAAAAGGATGCCATCAAATATGGTCGATTCCTACATCCAATCAGGCAGATGAAGTGAACATATCTCAAGTAAGCCATCCTATTCAGTTTCCGTTCATAAGATCCTATTCGCTCCATCCCTCTTTGTTAGTTCAATTGTGGAATCCAACTTTTTAAAGAGAATAGTTGTTACATTTCCATCAGTTGACTAGTTTTTggacttgaaattcaaaaaggAAGACAAAAGAGTATTGCCATCAAATTTTCCTCATTGGCTTCTGCAAAAGCGTACATTTTTTATTGGGCAACTAAAAGTAGATAAATGGACTAACAAAAAGAGCGACGGCGGGAGTAATTGTTAAGTGTTAACCATAGTCAATAGGTAACTGGAGACTGGAGAACACCCAAATACAAATAAACAGACAGCATGTATAGAACCACACATAGAGACACACTTTCGTGCATGTAAGGGGTTGATGGGGAGGGAGAGAACTCACATAAGCGGTGAAGACAACAGGCACAACCATAATTGATATTCCCAAGTTGTAAGGGAAATCATCCATCAATTTTCTAGCAACAAAGACGCAGAAAATTGTGACGGGAGCAACAATAAGGAATATGGTCAGCACCAGTGACCTCACATCCGGCCCAAATACGAATCGCCCTTGAAGTAAAAATCTCTGCAACCAAACAAGTAATAGCTGATTAATATCCTAGAGAAATAATCGagctttttctattttctgttatagtcccacattgcttgggtatgGAATGGGAGATCACTTAATAACTTGAGGACCTCTCCActgccaattggttttgggcGGGATAtgaagtttccacatggtatcagagcgggctCATTCGATCCCAAATTAAATTTGAAACACATCACGTACCCCATGATGACATGACCAAAAAAAGGCTGccaaaaatggggaaaaaatggCCACAAGTGACAGACTTAAATGCGGTTGCACATTGCTTGGGTATGGGATGGAAGATCCCTTATAACATGAGGGGCTTcaccactcattgccaattggttttgggttGGATATGAAGTTTCCACATATTTCATTGTAACACCATGCTTTTTCCTTACTTGCCTAGACCTTATGCTGAATGACTGCTCACATCACATGCTTTTTCCATAACATACTTGGGTCTGTTTGGAACATGTGGAAAGGAAGAGAAGGGAAGAGAAAATAGTTAAGAAAGGAAGTGTGAGGAAAATTTTAGCGTGCTTCATATCTTATTTGTTATATTCTCCTCACTTTCTTCTCAAACCAAACGAGGAATGGGAaattatttttagttttctCGTCTCTTCCCTTCTTTTACCCaagatccaaacaaagccttaatcTTACGGCAAATAACTCCTCACATCACTTGcttttttccataacaagcacataaacaacaacaacaacaatttcTGTTCATTTAAGTCTGAATCCCAATGTATTTCCATTGGCAAAAGAGGCGCAATGTCCAAATCAGAGTGTCCATCACTAACCACcaggaagggggggggggggggcaaacTGTTTGATAGTCTAGCAACTACCTTCCTTATCGACACCTACCAACATCGACGCAATAATAAGAAGAGGGTAACTGGATTTATTAGGTCAAGAATTTGCCTTCGCACAATTCAATAGCAACTCGtggaaaacaaaacacaatccaGTTTCATGCTTTCACGAAGTTCAATCAGATAGATACACGAATATGAACGGAAGGAAACCTTTGAAGATAAACGTAGAGACTTACATTGCTTCCTTTCCATGTCTGGTAAATCCGCAGGTCATTCGAGGGGGCGCTAGTGGATCCGGATGTAGGATCTCCCTGCTTCGGTGGATGAACCACATACATATTtgtttccctttctctctctatatatatgtgtatacgTATCGCTCTTAAGTGGTCAATTTGAGATCTAAAGAGTGGATACAACGAACTGAATTGTTCAGATCTCCACCGCGATTTCCAAGAGTCAACAGTTGATACAATGTGAAAAAATATACAACAACAGCTCAGATTAATACTAATGGATAGGGTTTTCGAGTTTCCGGTGATAAAGTGCGTCAGATTCCGGCGTCGAGAACTCGATGGGTAGTGTCCATTTTGGCCGGCAAGCCATGAGAGagacagaagagagagagagtagtttaGGAActagggagaggagagagagtctGTTTCGTGGGCAGGactaattattcagtgctcagTTAAGCCCTCCAACTGCAGTGCAATAAAATCATGGGTATATTTCAGGTGGTGTACACCAAATTCAAATGTACATCACGTAGGGTGGGATTCATATCAGAATTTCACATAAATAATCGGGGTTGCTCAATTTATTTGTAATATACTTTTTTAAAGATTACAAAAAGTCAGTTCAGTTAAATATAAATTAGGGTGTGATCAGTTATTTGATCAATTTCATTTTATCCATATCCgactgagctgatttttttgtaaggtttctttaaaaaatactctttttgtcccgatttgtttgtccaatttcggattttcaacttattaaggaaatcAAATCTGATCCATTGGTTTGGAAATTTACATAATCTGATCTATTGATTTTAAAATTGGACATGCAATTTGAAACATGTATAGATCAAAAAGgggacaaataaattgagacaaaaagagtatttcaaacaaattaaTCGACTCTGACCATTTGTGTAAGACTTCGAAGTGAGTCACACGCGATACAGTGTACACCAAATGATGTAACCTTAGTCGGAAAGTTCATATAGTTTGGTCATAAATGTATGATAGTAGAAATAAAGAGGTCTGGGTACACTGAATAATTCCCTGTAGACATGGATATTCCGTGGGCTTTACAGGATGTCAAAGTGACATGGCTTGGTCTCATTGGACAATTTATACGAATGAAGAAAATGACCAGTCTGTCTGCTGTCGTACGTGGCAGTGTTCCACTTGATAGCCATATGTTGCGTCCTCCTTATtttctccttaaaaaaaaatgaatatggcGACAGGCTATAGCAATCTTTACGATTTGAATCGGTTTGGGAAAGGACCAATCGTAAATAAGCGGATAACCGGTCACAATCTTTTCTTGATACGTTATAAATTGGTCCgataaaaaactactcactcatgacGAATAACAAAATCACAAGGCACAATCGGTATCGTCCGCACGCGTCGAACCTGTCACCAAATCATGCTGCCAATTACTCATAAGatccggataaaaaaaaaattttactcaTAAGATCGTGTTCCGTCAGTCAAGTGTATCAACATGTCAACCCTGTACCAACAAAACTTCCTCAGCAAATGTCCAAAAAGATTCCCTTGTTTTCGGGCTAACAAAACTTCCTCGGCAAATGTCCAAAAGGATTCCCTTGTTTTCGGGCCTTTCGAAAACTCACTTATTGATGAATCTGTGCTTATTTTTGCATCTTGACTCATGCATAACATAAgtaaataagaaaataattgagaGCCTGCCAAACATGTTAGTATGGCAAAAGGCTATATTCTCCTGTTGAGATACAAATGAGTGGGGCACAGAAGTACATCTTACTGGCAACATGAAATTAACCCCTTGCATTGCATGAAACAAAGGCTAATTTCCAACTCCTATATTAGTTGAACAGTTCTCAGAACATTCTTCCTTGAATTACAGAAAGATTGAAGGCGACTCTCGTCAAATGTACCAAAACCAGATAGTTGAATTCCATATGCTTTCATCCTTTGGACATCCCGTGGAGTGGGGGATTGCCAGAGCCCGTCCCACCACGCGGGAGGAAGAAGTGGCGTGAGAGCACATTGGGTAGACTGGTTGTGGCAACTCAAGGGACCGGCAAATCTGTTCCATGCATGTCCCCAGCCAACCTGATTCCCCAAACCTTCCGAAAGCAAATTAGTCTGGAAGCTGCTGAAGAACCACAAACTTGCACCAGTAGAAGAATTTCCAACTAACATTCAAAGAAAAAGAGtcaagaaaagagaaaggacACACTTTTCCAAGCTGGAACAAGAACGTTGcatttggatcatggatttttaAAGTGAATAACTAAAGGAAgcaaatgaaaggaaaataaaaatgtagcAAGATCATGAGGTAAAGAAGCtaaaatttctctctttgaCAACTTGTTGCGAAAAAATTCTCTCCAACAAATCCAATATACAAAGCCCGAGGGATTGAAGGCAGAAGAGTACCAGGTTGGTGAGCCGCGGCAAGTGCTGCAATTAGTTGAGCAAAGGTTGTTCCAACGCGCCTGTGAGCCCCAGAAACAACAGCGTGTTTTGCATGTGCTGCAAGAAAGAAGTCCACAAATGCAACCCATCTAGGTGCTGGGCCCCAATCCGTGTGTCTAAAGTCTAGACCTGCTCCACTCTTGCCAGAAATATTTCCTTTGAatagttcataatcaaaatgAACAACCTGAATAAACCGTtgcaaaacaataaaaacaaaGCCAAGAATTTCATCATAAATGAAATTTATCGTCAGTGCAACCGGTGATGAGATTATGCTTGGAAACGTGACAGTTAATCATTACCTCAGCAAATTCACTTATATTTGATGCAACATCGGTTATCAGAGAGGGGGTATCTGAAACCAAAACAACCTTGGGTCTGGATTTCAGTTGCAGATTGTCTATAGCTTTTCTGATGCAATTCAGTGCTGCCTGTGCTGCTCTCAGAGACCTGAAACAACAAAAGCAATGAGGCAGACTTGTTAATCAGTTGAATTCGTATATCTTAATTCACTAGGTTCAGTTTGAAAGTTTCAACACAGGATATGAACCCTTAATAATTGTTAAACTTTGCTGCTTCATGGAGAGGATGCAGTTTCCATAAGCTTGAAAGTAAAAATGAATCCTGTGTATTTTTTGCAACTATTCATAGTGGAATGAAAAACATAATTGTTCTTCTCTTAATCATAGAAAACCAAAATTAACTTGATATGTAAGGCCTTTCTAAGAACCATTTGAATCAACTAGTACTGATACATCTGTTCTTGCTTCTTACTGTCTAAGTCGGAGTTTTCTCGTGAATGCTCCATCATGTTTACACTTGTCAGAGACTTTCTTGAATTCAATTAGACACAACAAAGATGAACCAAAAGTCTTTCTTGAATTCAATTAGACACAACAAAGATGAACCGTACTACATCGCCCTATTCTTAAGGAAAAGTAGATTAATCATGAATATGTTTCCATACCCATTGCAACCTCTTCAAAAAACCTCTTTAAAAGGCACTACTTCTGCCAACCTCAATGTGGGAAACTGAGTATGGTTATTGCAAGATAGACAAAGTAAAATGTTTACCAGCATACCTATTACTAAGCATCCGCATGTGTAGTGAAATATCAGGATCCACCCCATCACCAAGAACCCAACGCATGGCCTCTCTAACATTATCTGAGGGAGACATGAGTACTCTCATCAGCTCCCCAAAAACGTTAGGCCTGTACTGAAGATCTTCTGGCCTCCCAAATAGATCGGAAGCAGCATTCCTCATCTCAGTGAATACATTCTTCAAGAAAAACTGAGCAGCCACAGCATCTGTCGTGTTTTGGAACCTGCCGTGGTAAGGTCAGTAATTACATTGATTCTTGAAGCAAGTAGCAGCTGATTACATTTATGCGGGACCCAGTTTACCATATGATAGGTTGCTCCCACTCCCTCCAGTTGCAGCAAAGAACACTCGTCTGGGCTGGCTTTTGGAAATCATCAATTTTCATTACAAGATGCCTTCCATATGTAGTCAAACACCCATTATGTCTCCAGAGATGCTTGACTTCTTTCAAGGTAAAGGAAACATTGCTGTAAGAAATGTAATCCCCAAAAGGATATTTGCCCCTGAAATATTTCATGAAGTAATATTAGCACCACTAACACGTCTCTTCGACAGTAATTCTATATCATAGCTATAAACTATCTGGGCTACTACACTGAAATATTTCAAGCAAAATTGGAAGAAGATAGTCTGAGAGtcaaaaaatttcattctttAACGTTCTGCTAAGGTACAATATCTCAATCACAGTCTCTTAGTGTATGAAACCAACATATACCTATGGTGGTTGAGTAATGAGCCTATCCTCTCCTCCGGCCATATTCCAAAATTCCAATACCGAAACTGATTACtaatacaagaccaaaatattcAGAGAACTCTTCTAACTaaccaaaaaatatgtaaattgtcagcaaagttgtttctttttttcttcaaatccaaCAAATTCATTGTTCTCATAACAGCAGACCATGATGGGGGATACCAAAATCtcataaacaaaaaaactgCCTCGATGGTAATTAAATGATAAGCCCCAAAAATGCTTTCTGATGAGTAAACTTGacttttgagtaatttttttaagagaTATCAAATATAAGCAGAAAGGCTTGAGAGATAACCAATATGCCTGGTTTGCCCAATGATCAGCGATCGATTCAACATTATACTCAGTGTTGCAGCCGTTAAGATCTTATACATTTCATTCCCGAAACCAGCTTCTGACGCTTTCCCTATCACAAAACCATGTTTGCAAAACTGCTCTGGAGGAAGTCCTCGGACTCTAGATGCACCTGAAATGGAATCGGTATTGTTAGCATCTGCAATGGGTCTCTACTGTGGAAGTGCGATTTTCGGTTAGGTTTTGCCTATTCTCAATCCCCTCTcaccaccaaaaaaagaaatatctctctctctctctctctctctctctctctctctctctctctctctctctctctctctctctctctctctctcatgtctGATTATGATTAATCCCTCCATCGTACTTTTATCTTCTTGTAATAGGTAGCATTAGTGTGGTTAGTAAATTAGATAACAACAGCAGGCCATAGCTCCATCTACTCGAACGACCTCTCCTACGGGCACTTAAGCCCCTCTCCATGCCGCCGGGTCAAATGCTCGTTGGTATCACTCCTTTACATTTGCCTGCCCCCTTTTCACTCTTCCTCCTTGTGAGCAACTACTTCAAAAACGTTTTTAGATATCAAGCACAATTTTAGGACAATCATGCATTTCCTTTCCTTCACTCTTTACCCGGTCAAAAGTTGTTCTTGCCTATATCTCCTTTCCACAATTTATTCCTGTCATGGACTAAGGGATCATAGTGGGGAGTTGCAATCTCAACCATGATTGAACGTCGCGATTGGGTTTGCTGCTATAGGCTTTCAAAGACAACTCTGGTTTGTCTAGCTATCCACAATAATAAAAAGCATATTTGCACTCGATTACACGGCCAGTTAAGAGCCGAAAAGTGACCCTCCCTTCGAATTGAAGACAATTAGGTCTACACATGATAAACCAAGACACTTAAATGTAGGGATGCAAACCAGAAAAGCCAGACGAAGTGTTCGAGCTCGACTCATTCACAATTAGTTTAGATTAAGCTCGACTCAAGCCCAAATAatcaagctcgagctcagctcctTTCGTGTCAAGGTATCcaagctcggttcatttactaCAAAACGCTCtacaaacgagtcgagccgcTACAAACGAGCTGAGCTATCCCAAACTCGTTTATACTAAACTAACAGAGCTGAGCCTAGTCGACAACGAGCCGAGGATTAAGCTGCTTGCGAACAGGTTGGTATGTTTGCAGCCCGACGCTGCAATTAAGAACGCAAATCTAGCAAGAACTGACATAAGCTAAAAGAATGCAAATCTAGCAAGAAGTGAGATTAACTAGTACCATTCAGAGCAAAGTGATATTGAATGATTCTTCTCACGTCGACATTTCCCTCCCGAAACCCTCCGCTGAAAACTTCCCCCATTTCTTCCACCGTGGCGCACCCTTTGTTTCCAGAAGCCTCGGTCTTCGCCTTGAGAATCGCATTTCCTTCTCGAAACGTCGTCGTAACCGGGAATCTCTCACCGGCTGATGGATCGACGGATCTGGAAGTGAGGATCAACAGTCCAGCTCCGGTGAACAACGCACACGAGATTAGGAAGCCGTGGATCGACAGTCGTCTCCTTCTTGATACGATAAACCTCATCTCCTTTTCTTATTTTGGTGAACGGACTAGGGTTTCATTTGGATCTCATCTGGACCAGTAATCATGGCTGAACTGTTGGGAATTCTGGAATTGCTTCAGTTGCTCCATTCCTTACATCCATTGTCGGTTGAAGAGTAACGAGAATGGAAATAGTAAAGCGATGTAGATAGAACCGAGCAAATTACACTAATACCCACTGTGTATTTATGGAATGTCACTTTCGCCCTCCACTTTACCCATTGCCTTCCTTGCTTGCTTGCTTTCACTTGCATTAACAATGGCTCAGtgacgggttttttttttttttataccaacaACAATAaaatccatatatatatatatatatatatatatatggaccgttcaataaaaaactgctcggatcaagccatttccgatcattttttttgctgatttctcgcgggtacccttaaaatcacgttctgaacacattgagcggctcggatcgtcccaattcgatcggaaaatgggagtctcccacggtaagcccgtgcggaaTCCCTTAAGGAAACCGGactatatatctatatatatatactatatatatatatctatatatatatataatatgaaaCCAGTACAGCCATATTCACTTAGTATCCACTACAAgaccaaaaacaaaacgaaaagaCCCAACACAACAACTGATCCACAAGTTAAACCAAAGCTCTCTCACGACAGCACACAAGCCACAATTGCTCCCTAACAAAGTTCACCACCAATAAGACCTGCAATCAGACAAATTGAAAAGCACAAAAGGTGAAAATAATCAACCAATAGCTTGACGTTGAGGGGTACGAAATACGTGAGGGTCGTGACAACTATCCTCTGTAACC
This DNA window, taken from Rhododendron vialii isolate Sample 1 chromosome 8a, ASM3025357v1, encodes the following:
- the LOC131336497 gene encoding probable protein S-acyltransferase 7, with the translated sequence MYVVHPPKQGDPTSGSTSAPSNDLRIYQTWKGSNRFLLQGRFVFGPDVRSLVLTIFLIVAPVTIFCVFVARKLMDDFPYNLGISIMVVPVVFTAYVLFLLLLTSGRDPGIIPRNLHPPEPESYDGTADSTGKTPQLRLPRVKEVEVNGIPVKIKYCDTCMLYRPPRCSHCSICNNCVERFDHHCPWVGQCIGLRNYRFFFMFVSSTTLLCIYVFSFCWIYIWKIMDAEATTLWKAMIKTPASIVLIFYTFISVWFVGGLTAFHLYLISTNQTTYENFRYRYDRRANPYNKGVMQNFKEIFSSSIPPSKNNFRAKVPVDPGLPDRMVGGGSPNMEKAVEDIEMGRKAVWGDAEAGLGYSEGQLKDGGLSEVSPDVRTTVGEEDRIGIHTRRSSRGRKSGSWEMSPEILSLASRLGEENRIDRSCSSSSLTTSRPTEAKA
- the LOC131298109 gene encoding uncharacterized protein LOC131298109 isoform X1 — protein: MRFIVSRRRRLSIHGFLISCALFTGAGLLILTSRSVDPSAGERFPVTTTFREGNAILKAKTEASGNKGCATVEEMGEVFSGGFREGNVDVRRIIQYHFALNGASRVRGLPPEQFCKHGFVIGKASEAGFGNEMYKILTAATLSIMLNRSLIIGQTRGKYPFGDYISYSNVSFTLKEVKHLWRHNGCLTTYGRHLVMKIDDFQKPAQTSVLCCNWREWEQPIIWFQNTTDAVAAQFFLKNVFTEMRNAASDLFGRPEDLQYRPNVFGELMRVLMSPSDNVREAMRWVLGDGVDPDISLHMRMLSNRSLRAAQAALNCIRKAIDNLQLKSRPKVVLVSDTPSLITDVASNISEFAEVVHFDYELFKGNISGKSGAGLDFRHTDWGPAPRWVAFVDFFLAAHAKHAVVSGAHRRVGTTFAQLIAALAAAHQPVGNSSTGASLWFFSSFQTNLLSEGLGNQVGWGHAWNRFAGPLSCHNQSTQCALTPLLPPAWWDGLWQSPTPRDVQRMKAYGIQLSGFGTFDESRLQSFCNSRKNVLRTVQLI
- the LOC131298109 gene encoding uncharacterized protein LOC131298109 isoform X2; the encoded protein is MRFIVSRRRRLSIHGFLISCALFTGAGLLILTSRSVDPSAGERFPVTTTFREGNAILKAKTEASGNKGCATVEEMGEVFSGGFREGNVDVRRIIQYHFALNGASRVRGLPPEQFCKHGFVIGKASEAGFGNEMGKYPFGDYISYSNVSFTLKEVKHLWRHNGCLTTYGRHLVMKIDDFQKPAQTSVLCCNWREWEQPIIWFQNTTDAVAAQFFLKNVFTEMRNAASDLFGRPEDLQYRPNVFGELMRVLMSPSDNVREAMRWVLGDGVDPDISLHMRMLSNRSLRAAQAALNCIRKAIDNLQLKSRPKVVLVSDTPSLITDVASNISEFAEVVHFDYELFKGNISGKSGAGLDFRHTDWGPAPRWVAFVDFFLAAHAKHAVVSGAHRRVGTTFAQLIAALAAAHQPVGNSSTGASLWFFSSFQTNLLSEGLGNQVGWGHAWNRFAGPLSCHNQSTQCALTPLLPPAWWDGLWQSPTPRDVQRMKAYGIQLSGFGTFDESRLQSFCNSRKNVLRTVQLI